A part of Aegilops tauschii subsp. strangulata cultivar AL8/78 chromosome 2, Aet v6.0, whole genome shotgun sequence genomic DNA contains:
- the LOC109743984 gene encoding uncharacterized protein: MAAEVSSIARMLRGEAGKGRAGAGKSPEMVTMDLLGGCGGDAGGQDEVVDLEVKVPAGWERRLDLLSGKTFLTPHRHQAAQGGQQDLNLPPTASTAPAAPTTTTCAAVCTLDMVRDALQRAAAARSARSPDTSSSSSASTSSSCPSLGKRSRSPPSSTASPPANPAMRAAACPSCLTYVLIAEADPRCPRCASKVPPLPTKPAAHSSGKKPKIDLNAAADDTE; this comes from the exons ATGGCGGCGGAGGTGAGCTCCATCGCCAGGATGCTCCGCGGGGAGGCCGGAAAGGGTAGGGCCGGCGCGGGGAAGTCGCCGGAGATGGTGACCATGGATCTGCTCGGCGGGTGCGGCGGCGACGCCGGCGGGCAGGACGAGGTCGTCGACCTCGAGGTCAAGGTGCCCGCCGGCTGGGAGCGACGGCTTGATCTGCTG TCCGGCAAGACGTTCTTGACCCCTCATCGCCACCAGGCCGCCCAGGGCGGTCAGCAGGACCTCAACCTGCCTCCCACGGCATCCACCGctcccgccgcccccaccaccaccacatgCGCCGCGGTCTGCACCCTCGACATGGTCCGCGACGCCCTgcagcgcgccgccgccgcgcggtCAGCCCGCTCGCCGGACACTTCGTCCTCCTCGTCTGCGTCCACCTCGTCGTCGTGCCCCTCCCTGGGAAAGCGCAGCCGCTCGCCGCCTTCAAGCACGGCGTCACCCCCCGCGAACCCGGCCATGCGCGCGGCCGCTTGCCCGTCCTGCCTCACGTACGTGCTCATCGCCGAGGCCGACCCACGGTGCCCGCGGTGCGCGTCCAAGGTGCCGCCGCTCCCCACCAAGCCCGCCGCCCACAGCAGCGGGAAGAAGCCGAAGATTGACCTGAATGCTGCCGCCGATGACACCGAGTGA